A stretch of the Vidua chalybeata isolate OUT-0048 chromosome 19, bVidCha1 merged haplotype, whole genome shotgun sequence genome encodes the following:
- the LOC128797850 gene encoding myosin-1B-like, whose amino-acid sequence MSTDAEMAIFGEAAPYLRKSEKERIEAQNKPFDAKTSVFVVHAKESYVKSTIQSRESGKVTVKTEGGETLTVKDDQIFSMNPPKYDKIEDMAMMTHLHEPAVLYNLKERYAAWMIYTYSGLFCVTVNPYKWLPVYNPEVVLAYRGKKRQEAPPHIFSISDNAYQFMLTDRENQSILITGESGAGKTVNTKRVIQYFATIAASGDKKKEEQTSGKMQGTLEDQIISANPLLEAFGNAKTVRNDNSSRFGKFIRIHFGATGKLASADIETYLLEKSRVTFQLKAERSYHIFYQIMSNKKPELIEMLLITTNPYDYLYVSQGEITVPSINDQEELMATDSAIDILGFSADEKTAIYKLTGAVMHYGNLKFKQKQREEQAEPDGTEVADKAAYLMGLNSADLLKALCYPRVKVGNEYVTKGQTVQQVYNSVGALAKAVFEKMFLWMVVRINQQLDTKQPRQYFIGVLDIAGFEIFDFNSLEQLCINFTNEKLQQFFNHHMFVLEQEEYKKEGIEWEFIDFGMDLAACIELIEKPMGIFSILEEECMFPKATDTSFKNKLYDQHLGKSNNFQKPKPGKGKAEAHFSLVHYAGTVDYNISGWLDKNKDPLNETVVGLYQKSSLKTLALLFASAGGEAEASGGGGGGGKKGGKKKGSSFQTVSALFRENLNKLMTNLRSTHPHFVRCIIPNESKTPGAMEHELVLHQLRCNGVLEGIRICRKGFPSRILYADFKQRYKVLNASAIPEGQFIDSKKASEKLLGSIDVDHTQYKFGHTKVFFKAGLLGLLEEMRDEKLAQLITRTQARCRGFLMRVEYQRMVERRESIFCIQYNVRSFMNVKHWPWMKLFFKIKPLLKSAESEKEMANMKGEFEKTKEELAKSEAKRKELEEKMASLMQEKNDLQLQVQSEADALADAEERCDQLIKTKIQLEAKIKEVTERAEDEEEINAELTAKKRKLEDECSELKKDIDDLELTLAKVEKEKHATENKVKNLTEEMAALDETIAKLTKEKKALQEAHQQTLDDLQAEEDKVNTLTKAKTKLEQQVDDLEGSLEQEKKLRMDLERAKRKLEGDLKLAQDSIMDLENDKQQLDEKLKKKDFEISQIQSKTEDEQALGMQLQKKIKELQARIEELEEEIEAERTSRAKAEKHRADLSRELEEISERLEEAGGATAAQIDMNKKREAEFQKMRRDLEEATLQHEATAAALRKKHADSTAELGEQIDNLQRVKQKLEKEKSELKMEIDDLASNMESVSKAKANLEKMCRTLEDQLSEIKSKEEEHQRMINDLNAQRARLQTESGEYSRQVEEKDALVSQLSRGKQAFTQQIEELKRHLEEEIKAKNALAHALQSARHDCDLLREQYEEEQEAKGELQRALSKANGEVAQWRTKYETDAIQRTEELEEAKKKLAQRLQDAEEHVEAVNAKCASLEKTKQRLQNEVEDLMIDVERSNAACAALDKKQKNFDKILAEWKQKYEETQAELEASQKESRSLSTELFKMKNAYEESLDHLETMKRENKNLQQEISDLTEQIAEGGKAIHELEKVKKQVEQEKSELQASLEEVEASLEHEEGKILRLQLELNQVKSEIDRKIAEKDEEIDQMKRNHLRVVDSMQSTLDAEIRSRNEALRLKKKMEGDLNEMEIQLSHANRQAAEAQKNLRNTQAVLKDTQLHLDDAVRAQEDLKEQVAMVERRANLLQAEVEELRAALEQTERSRKVAEQELLDASERVQLLHSQNTSLINTKKKLETDISQIQGEMEDTIQEARNAEEKAKKAITDAAMMAEELKKEQDTSAHLERMKKNLDQTVKDLQHRLEEAEQLALKGGKKQIQKLEARVRELEGEVDAEQKRSAEAVKGVRKYERRVKELTYQSEEDRKNVLRLQDLVDKLQMKVKSYKRQAEEAEELSNVNLSKFRKIQHELEEAEERADIAESQVNKLRAKSREIHKKIEEEE is encoded by the exons ATGTCTACGGACGCTGAGATGGCCATCTTTGGGGAGGCAGCTCCTTACCTCCGAAAATCGGAAAAGGAGAGAATTGAGGCCCAGAACAAACCCTTTGATGCCAAGACATCTGTCTTTGTGGTGCATGCAAAGGAGTCCTATGTGAAGAGCACAATCCAGAGCAGGGAATCGGGCAAAGTCACTGTCAAGACTGAAGGGGGAGAG ACCCTGACCGTGAAGGATGACCAAATCTTCTCCATGAACCCTCCCAAGTATGACAAAATCGAGGACATGGCCATGATGACCCACCTCCACGAACCCGCCGTGCTGTACAACCTCAAAGAGCGTTACGCAGCCTGGATGATCTAC ACCTACTCGGGTCTCTTCTGCGTCACTGTCAACCCCTACAAGTGGCTGCCGGTGTACAACCCCGAGGTGGTGTTGGCCTACCGAGGCAAGAAGCGCCAGGAGGCCCCTCCACACATCTTCTCCATCTCTGATAACGCCTATCAGTTCATGCTGACTG ATCGGGAGAACCAGTCCATCCTGATCAC CGGAGAATCCGGGGCCGGGAAGACTGTGAACACAAAGCGTGTCATCCAGTACTTTGCAACAATTGCAGCCAGCggggacaagaagaaggaggagcagACCTCAGGCAAAATGCAG GGGACACTTGAGGATCAAATCATCAGTGCCAACCCACTGCTGGAGGCCTTTGGAAATGCCAAGACCGTGAGGAACGACAACTCCTCACGCTTT ggTAAATTCATCAGAATCCATTTTGGTGCCACAGGCAAACTGGCTTCTGCTGACATTGAAACTT ATCTGCTGGAGAAGTCCAGAGTCACTTTCCAGCTCAAGGCGGAAAGGAGCTACCACATCTTTTATCAGATCATGTCTAACAAGAAGCCAGAGCTAATTG AGATGTTACTGATCACCACCAACCCCTATGACTATCTGTACGTGAGTCAGGGTGAGATCACAGTTCCCAGCATTAACGACCAGGAGGAGCTGATGGCCACCGAC AGTGCCATTGACATCCTGGGTTTTAGTGCTGATGAGAAAACAGCCATCTACAAGCTGACAGGGGCTGTCATGCACTACGGGAACCTGAAGTTCAAGCAGAAACAAcgagaggagcaggcagagcctgatggcaccGAAG TTGCTGACAAGGCTGCCTACCTGATGGGTCTGAACTCAGCAGACCTGCTCAAGGCCCTCTGCTACCCCCGAGTCAAGGTGGGGAATGAATACGTGACCAAAGGCCAAACTGTGCAGCAG GTATACAATTCAGTGGGTGCACTGGCAAAGGCAGTGTTTGAGAAGATGTTCCTGTGGATGGTTGTTCGCATCAACCAGCAGCTGGACACGAAGCAGCCCAGGCAGTACTTCATTGGTGTCCTGGACATTGCTGGCTTCGAGATCTTTGAT TTcaacagcctggagcagctgtgcatCAACTTCACCAATGAGAAACTGCAACAGTTCTTCAACCACCACATGTtcgtgctggagcaggaggagtaCAAGAAGGAGGGGATTGAATGGGAGTTCATTGACTTTGGCATGGACCTGGCTGCCTGCATTGAGCTCATTGAGAAG CCCATGGGCATCTTCTCCATCCTGGAAGAGGAGTGCATGTTCCCCAAGGCAACTGACACCTCTTTCAAGAACAAGCTCTATGACCAGCACCTGGGCAAGTCCAACAACTTCCAGAAGCCCAAGCCTGGCAAAGGCAAGGCTGAGGCCCACTTCTCCCTGGTGCACTACGCTGGCACAGTGGACTACAACATCTCTGGCTGGCTTGACAAGAACAAGGACCCTCTGAATGAAACTGTTGTGGGGCTGTATCAGAAGTCATCCCTGAAGACACTGGCTTTACTCTTTGCATctgctggaggagaggcag agGCTAGCGgcggtggtggtggtggtggtaaGAAGGGAGGCAAGAAGAAGGGCTCTTCTTTCCAGACTGTCTCAGCTCTTTTCAGA GAGAATCTCAACAAGCTGATGACCAACCTGCGCAGCACTCACCCACATTTTGTGCGGTGTATCATCCCCAACGAGTCTAAAACACCTG GTGCCATGGAGCACGAGCTGGTGCTGCACCAGCTGCGCTGTAACGGCGTGCTGGAAGGGATCAGGATTTGCAGGAAAGGCTTCCCCAGCAGAATCCTCTATGCTGACTTCAAACAGAG ATACAAGGTGCTTAATGCCAGTGCCATCCCTGAGGGACAGTTCATCGATAGCAAGAAGGCTTCTGAGAAGCTCCTTGGGTCAATCGATGTGGACCACACCCAGTACAAATTTGGACACACCAAG GTGTTCTTCaaagctgggctgctgggacTCCTGGAGGAGATGAGGGATGAGAAGCTGGCACAGCTCATCACCCGCACCCAGGCCAGGTGCAGGGGCTTCCTGATGAGGGTGGAGTACCAGAGAATGGTGGAGCGGAG GGAATCCATCTTCTGCATCCAATACAATGTTCGTTCATTCATGAATGTCAAACACTGGCCATGGATGAAGCTGTTCTTCAAGATCAAGCCCTTGCTGAAGAGTGCAGAGTCTGAGAAGGAGATGGCCAACATGAAGGGAGAGTTTGAGAAAACCAAGGAAGAGCTTGCAAAGTCTGAGGCAAAGAGGAAGGAGCTTGAGGAGAAAATGGCATCTctaatgcaggaaaaaaatgacctGCAGCTCCAAGTGCAATCT GAAGCTGATGCTTTGGCTGATGCTGAGGAAAGGTGTGACCAGCTcatcaaaaccaaaatccagCTGGAAGCCAAAATTAAGGAGGTGACTGAAAgggcagaggatgaggaggaaatTAATGCTGAGCTGACAGCCAAGAAGAGGAAGCTGGAGGATGAATGTTCAGAGCTGAAGAAAGATATTGATGACCTTGAGCTAACACTGGCCaaggtggagaaggaaaaacacgCCACTGAAAACAAG GTGAAAAACCTGACTGAGGAGATGGCAGCTTTGGACGAGACCATTGCCAAGCtgacaaaagagaagaaagcccTCCAAGAGGCCCATCAGCAGACCCTGGATGacctgcaggcagaggaagacAAAGTCAATACTCTGACCAAAGCCAAGACCAAGCTGGAGCAGCAAGTGGATGAT CTGGAAGGGTCCCTGGAGCAAGAGAAGAAACTGCGCATGGACCTGGAGAGAGCTAAGAGGAAACTGGAAGGAGACCTGAAGCTGGCCCAGGACAGCATCATGGATTTGGAGAATGAtaagcagcagctggatgagaaactgaagaa GAAAGACTTTGAGATCAGCCAGATCCAAAGTAAAACTGAGGATGAGCAAGCCCTGGGCATGCAACTTCAGAAGAAGATCAAGGAGCTGCAG GCCCGTattgaggagctggaggaggaaattGAGGCAGAGCGAACCTCTCGCGCTAAAGCAGAGAAGCATCGCGCTGACCTGtccagggagctggaggagatcaGCGAGCGCCTGGAAGAAGCAGGAGGGGCCACAGCAGCTCAGATTGATATGAACAAGAAGCGTGAGGCAGAATTCCAGAAGATGCGCCGTGACCTGGAAGAGGCCACGCTGCAGCACGAAGCCACGGCTGCCGCCCTGCGCAAGAAGCACGCggacagcacagctgagctgggcgAGCAGATCGACAACCTGCAACGCGTGAagcagaagctggagaaggagaagagtgAGCTGAAGATGGAGATTGACGACTTGGCCAGTAACATGGAGTCTGTCTCTAAAGCCAAG GCCAACCTGGAGAAGATGTGCCGCACACTGGAAGATCAGCTGAGTGAGATTAAGAGCAAGGAAGAAGAGCATCAGCGCATGATCAATGACCTCAATGCTCAAAGAGCTCGTCTGCAGACAGAGTCAG GTGAATATTCACGTCAGGTGGAAGAGAAGGATGCTTTGGTTTCTCAGCTGTCAAGAGGCAAACAAGCTTTCACCCAACAGATTGAGGAACTCAAGAGGCATTTAGAGGAAGAGATAAAG gCCAAGAACGCCCTGGCCCACGCCCTGCAGTCCGCTCGCCACGACTGTGACTTGCTCCGGGAACAAtatgaggaggagcaggaggccaAGGGGGAGCTGCAGCGAGCCCTGTCCAAGGCCAATGGTGAAGTGGCCCAGTGGAGAACCAAATACGAGACGGACGCGATTCAGCGCACGGAGGAGCTCGAGGAGGCCAA GAAGAAGCTGGCCCAACGCCTGCAGGATGCAGAGGAACATGTTGAGGCTGTCAATGCCAAATGTGCCTCCctggaaaagacaaagcagaggctgcagaatgAAGTGGAGGACCTGATGATTGACGTGGAGAGATCCaatgctgcctgtgctgctctggataAGAAGCAGAAGAACTTTGACAAG ATCCTGGCAGAATGGAAGCAGAAGTATGAGGAAAcgcaggctgagctggaggccTCGCAGAAGGAGTCGCGCTCTCTGAGCACGGAGCTGTTCAAGATGAAGAATGCCTATGAGGAGTCCTTGGACCACCTGGAAACAATGAAGCGGGAGAACAAGAACTTGCAGC AGGAGATTTCCGACCTCACGGAGCAGATTGCGGAGGGAGGAAAGGCAATTCATGAGCTGGAGAAAGTCAAGAAGCAGGTTGAGCAGGAGAAATCGGAACTGCAAGCCTCCCTGGAGGAAGTTGAG GCCTCCCTGGAACATGAGGAGGGGAAGATCCTGCGCCTGCAACTTGAGCTCAACCAAGTGAAGTCTGAGATTGACAGGAAGATAGCAGAGAAAGATGAGGAGATTGACCAGATGAAGAGAAACCACCTCCGAGTTGTGGACTCCATGCAGAGCACCCTGGATGCTGAGATCAGGAGCAGGAATGAAGCCCTGAGGCTGAAGAAGAAGATGGAGGGAGACCTGAATGAAATGGAGATCCAATTGAGCCATGCCAACCgccaggctgcagaggcacagaagAACCTGAGGAACACCCAGGCTGTGCTCAAG GACACTCAGCTGCACTTGGATGATGCTGTCAGAGCACAGGAGGACCTGAAGGAGCAGGTGGCCATGGTGGAGCGCAGAGCAAACCTGCTGCAGGCTGAAGTTGAGGAGCTCcgggcagccctggagcagacGGAGCGGTCGAGGAAAgtggctgagcaggagcttCTGGATGCCAGTGAGCGTGTGCAGCTCCTCCATAGCCAG AACACCAGCTTGATCAACACCAAGAAGAAGCTGGAGACGGACATTTCCCAGATCCAGGGTGAAATGGAGGATACCATCCAGGAAGCCCGCAATGCTGAGGAGAAGGCCAAGAAGGCCATCACAGAT GCGGCCATGATGGCAGAAGAGCTGAAGAAGGAGCAGGACACCAGTGCCCACCTGGAGAGGATGAAGAAGAACCTGGACCAGACGGTGAAGGACCTGCAGCACCGCCTGGAAGAGGCCGAGCAGCTGGCActgaagggagggaagaagcaGATCCAGAAGCTGGAGGCCAGG GTGCGGGAGCTGGAAGGGGAGGTTGATGCTGAGCAGAAGCGCAGCGCTGAAGCCGTGAAGGGCGTGCGCAAGTACGAGCGGAGGGTGAAGGAACTCACCTACCAG TCTGAGGAAGACAGGAAGAATGTCCTCAGGCTGCAGGATCTGGTGGACAAGCTGCAAATGAAAGTGAAATCCTACAAGAGACAAGCTGAGGAGGCT GAGGAGCTGTCCAATGTCAACCTCTCCAAGTTCCGCAAGATCCAGCACGAGCTGGAGGAAGCCGAGGAGCGGGCTGACATTGCAGAGTCACAGGTCAACAAGCTCCGAGCCAAGAGCCGGGAGATTCACAAGAAGATAGAAGAAGAGGAATGA